TATGTTCAAGAGCTTAAGCAGGTTGGGTGTCTGCTCTCCTACATTcaacataattatatcattGTGTATATACTCTTGTTCAATTATTGGCACTATGTACAAGGCGCAAtgagcagcgatagcctagttagttgtggaatggactgccgagacgaatgtccgcaggttcgaaacccaaggacacacacctctgaatttattaaaatattatgtgtgttttctttgtgtattgtcgcttgctttaacggtgaaggaaaacatcgcgaggaaacctgcatacctgagaagttctctaaagggatttcgagggtgtgaaagtctaccaatctgcactaggccagcgtgatcgactaaggcctaatccctctcagtagtggtagaggaggctcgtgcccaatagtggggcagtatataatacagggctaataatataaaataataaataaaatgtacaaggAATTTTCGCTTTAAAACACggattaaaatttatgattgcCCTCCCTCTCTGCTCTCCTAAATAATAAACTGGCTATGGCCCACAATTTATGCTACTAAGCTAAGCGAGGGAGTACCTATTCCAAAATGgctactttaataatataatatagagggACCCAGTAGTGTGTGTTTATAAGGGCCTAAGGTTTTTCATGATTCAAGGGAGAGTCTCTTCTCGTAATAATACTATTTGCTATACATGAGCTCCAGTATtctgtaattaaattatctaaGTTGTCCATCAAGTCTTTTTCTgaaaatttaaacttaaatttgattagacaaaaatacataatcaatGATTTTTAGGTCAATAAACAAGATAATGTCCAATAAAGCAAATAAGTaacccaataaaaataaaatgtgaatatttgcTTTTACATAAATAGGcggaaaacaataaaatatagtaatttgttGATTGTGGCCCTGTTTGGGTACCTCATACCTACGATTAGAACACGATTATTTGTCTTTTTGAATTGTATATACAGCCCATACTAGAAAAAAAACAGGTCCATTTATGGAAAACAAAGTAATCGAACATTAtactaatatgtttttttttaatcagtttcGGGAAGAAAAGATAACATACGGACACACAGACCTTATACACACCTTCTTTCCTAAAATTTCGCCAACGcattatttctttgtttcattGTTAGTGTTAATAGATGATTATAATTGCGAACGGACAGACACttgcttgtttgttttttatattacatgacTTCACGTTGGGTTACTTGAAGGGGTGGACAGAGGTATAATAAATCCACCCCTTTTGTTGCCATAAGTACGGTATGATGTAGTCGTTTCTAAGAACAAAATACATACTATGTAACTAGAGGTCAACCAATAAGCTTTGTTTTTTCTTGAATTGCAATTCCTTCCTTATTAAGTCATCGTTGTTTGTATTGGATTTTCCTCATTCAATATGTTatggaattattaataaaatggtagTAGTTTAATGACGCGCGAACTGACAAATAATGCGTAATGTTATAGTGAAGTAACTTGATAAAGTAAAATTTGGATAAAAACGATTCGACCTGTAAGTACAATAGTGTTTATGTTGCTTTAATCCTACTATCAGTGttattatttgtatacttaATTAATCAGCGTTTGGCATGAATGCTCGGAATAAAGCTACAGGTTGGGGATTATGTTGGCTAGGTCGAATTTCAAGTCACGCGACATAGCCCGCGCCCTGTTTGTTGcgattgtaattaaaatgttgttttgatatttatttacattgaagtattaaaatatactgaCGGGTGACGTGATCGATTCTGTCATCGTAACATCACGAGATCCCTAGATCGTAATTCGATTACGTTCAGCCTTTACGCATTGACCGATAGATGGGTTTTATATTTACTAGGTTACTCTGCCACGTTAAAAATCAgtttgaaaaatacataaaacataggAATCATATTCCTTTTACAGTTCACACAAAAGTATATGAatggtctaaaattattttcttcatgGCTTCTGTACTTTGTGCCGTCCTATTGATTCTAAAAACAACTTCTGCCCTGTCATGAAAATTGACGACAAGACAAGACCCTAGattcaattaagtaaatattatgtgacGATCTATTCACTAACGTTTCTCTTCGTTGACAGCCCTGTCACGACAGCAATTTGATCCCACGAATCGCGTCTTACTTGCCCTTCAAATACTATGTTCTTGTACTGAGACATTCAAtcttaaaatagtaataagacTACATTAATCACTTAAGATTTATAGGTTTGATTATGCGCCTGTTTCACAATGTCCGAGCAAACGCTACTCGCCGAATATACTTTGACTTTTAATCTTCATATTTACCGTAACTTTGTTCTCAAAGAAAttgtaatcaaattaataaatcgtCTATTATAATTCGTAACTTAGCGGTTTACATTTACTCAAACAGTGCGAAATGGGCCTCAAAAGTCCTGCTTTTTATTACTAACTTCATGCCACTCACAAATTGCATCCCTAGCGTATTTAGCAATATTGCATATTATGCTATGTGTTTACAATTAGTGTTGACTTGCGACAGTTCACGGCTGGGCGTCGGCATGGCGAGCATGAGTTCCACGCTCGTCGAGACCGTCTCCATCAACTACGAGGACTTTAACGAGAGCTTCCTCACATGCGGCACCTGTTTGTGTTAGTACACCATTTTTTTTCTTGCACCAATTAACTTTAtcacgaaaatatattaataatattgagaggtataataaattaaattgttattgtgaAATGGAAAGTAGTAATTCTGTCATTTAGACAGCTATCAGCCATGAGATAACAAGGGattcataattaatgtttaactgCGTACACTCTAGATAATATCCTGTATTATTATACGATTTATATTTGCTCTTTTCAGGCACGTATGATGGAGGCGAGCACACGCCGAAGCTTCTGCCGTGTTCGCACACAGTTTGCTTGCACTGTCTCACGCGGATAGCTGCTTCGCAGACCAGAGATGCGGGTAGTTTCAGATGTCCAATATGCCGCGAGCTCATCACCATACCTCGCGGCGGGGTGCCAGCATTACCACCATCTTTCTTGGTCAACCAATTGCTCGATCTAATGGCACGACAGCGTAGAGAAGTGATACCCCAATGCAGTTCACACCCCGGAAGAGAATTGCTTTTTTGCGAGACGTGCGATTGCGTGTTCTGTAGACATTGCGCTGACGGACCGCACAGCGACACACCCTGCGATCACACTGTAGTGCCGTTCTCGATAGCATTGAAAAGGATGTCGGAAATATTATTGTACAGAGCTAACGAGTGCCTAAGTAAGCTTGGATCTGCGAGGGAAGCGGTCGCCAGCGAGCTGCGGAGACTCGAGGCGGCCGCCACAGCCGCTGACGAAGCTATAGATAGACATTTCGCAGAATTGAAGGCGGCGCTCGACGAACGACACAACGAACTGAAAtcagccgccgccgccgctgccaCTCACAAACGAAAACTACTTGAGGAGCAGTTGAAATTGATTGACGCTGAAAAATCTAAAGTGAGTAAActgctaaatattttaaacctcATTTAATTTAAGTTCAGTTCAGTTCATTTTAGACTTACCATATTGTCGTTGTTTAACAAAAAGAATCATCATTCGCTCGATCACCCACAATACTTGCCATCGAaagttatttttcaaaattttcgtGATGTTGCAAACGATCCTGGATGCAATATGTTTAGGGACTATTGCTAATATCAGTTAATGACATTGACGTCTAACCACACCGGTACTGTTGCAGGTGGAAGCGGAATGTTCTGGCCTGCAGCAGCAAGTGGAAGTGCGTGAGGTGAGTAGCCGCGCGGCGGCGCTGGGGGCCCGGCTGGGGGACGCGGCGGCGCTCGCGGAGCCGAGGGAGAACGCCTTCCTCGCAGTCGACTTCGCGCACAACGACGCGCAGCAGAGGTTCAGAGATGCCCTCGCCGAGCTGGGCCGAGTGCGGACCAGTACCACCTTCCCGGGCTTGTGTACGTTGCAACTTGGTGAGTAAGACTATATTTTACGAGGAAAgcacttttaaatttacttaatagGTACGTGcacaaatgtttatttgttaatgtaGAAACGAAAATTggcgtttgaaaatattttcaataacttaCGTATTGAGATTCAAAAGTCTCTTGATTAGTTTTAGTcattgctaaataaaaaatcccTTAAATTCATTACACTTATCTTGCTTATACACTTCAATTCTGGATTCTATAAATGATGAAATAGTCAGAAGTTGATTTTAACATCTTTCTACATTTCCAGCTTGTATTGTAAAGGaagaaactataatattataaacatattggaGAAGTTCTTTTCTCGTACAAGATAAACGTGATTTATCTGatggaatataatatgtatacaaatattagcTGAGAATTGAAACCAGGACTGCGACTGCCGTTAGATCAATAAAGCAGCTAATATTCACATAACAATGAacttctattatattattacaatatatttatgagcATATTATTTATCAACTTTCTCGATTACAATACCGACCTACATACATATCAAATGAGATTAGTCGTCtggttatttaaatactattatggGTCAATGTTTATcgataattattgaatatatatgTAGTGTAACgtcactattaaaataattataaacaacattaataaaattacaattattattacaataaataggtTACTTTAATACATTGTTAGCTTTCGACCAAGATGCAATGCTAAAATTACAGAAGTAGACAAGGGTTTTACTATTAAAGTCTTGTCAAATTTAAGTTGATTAAAATCAAGCCAGCGCATTTACATTCAGTATTcgattccattttcaaatatatataaattataattatgaccTCTTTTTTACGGGAATTTTAGcaccaaattatttttaactgtcCGAAGCCAAGTGCGACGTATGAAGGAAAACGGATCATgctaaaaattaatattcataaaacgtACCTAATATCTGATAATCAAACAAAGTGAAACAAGTAGCTAGCACAAGGGTACCCAAACATTGGGAAAAACTGTCGAAAATGTTTGCAGGTTTATTGTctgtcatttaaaatttttttgtcgcatacttttattatttacatgcaAGCATGAAATCTGTTTCTTTAAGTAGGTCCTTCGATTAAATATACATAGTGTATAGTGTATATATACCTTGTTTTTAGAATCGGCATGCGTGTGCGGTTTGGAAGTGGTGGTAGTGCTTCGCACAGTGGACTACCACGGCGAGGCGCGGTGCACGGGCGGGGACCCCGTCACCGCCGCCGCCACCATAGACGACACGCCGCTGCCTTGCACCGTCACTGATCTCGACTCTGGACTTTATAGGTGCGTGGTTTACGTTAAGTTTGTTATGGATAAAATTATGCCAATTTTGTCGTAATAATTAATGTAGAATTAAAgtagataaattatttgtgaatgggtaggtatatttatatattaacagTAATTTGAGGGAATTGTGAAAGTTAGTTATTACTTTGTTTTCATTTGGTATGTGTTAATCTCAATACTCCGTCAACACGactcaattttaaaatgtttatttattttttcaatattaagtaatgttatttttataattcacgaTGTATAAATTATGTGCATATTCCATTCATGTAATATAGTATGTGTGTTGGGTCAATTAATCATTGTCTAATgccaataacaattaaaatttagcaAATCTATAATGTATCTCCCGGTGGTGACCGGCGGCGTGTGGTGTGTGCGCAGGATCTCGATGCGTCCGTGGAGCGCGGGGTCGCTGTGCGTGCGCGTGCTGGTGTTCTCGCGCGCGGTGCGCGACTCGCCGTGGCGCGCGCGCGtgtgcggcgcgggcgcggcgctgcgcGTGTGGGGCGCGCGCGGCACCGGCAAGGACCAGCTCAACCAGCCCGTCGCCGTCGCCAGGTACGTACTTACAGACACACTTACTAACTTACTAACACTTTTGTGCTATACCAGCTCTTAGGGCTTTTTACCGATAACTTCTTTTACTTTTCGTAAAGAAACTGactgtaagtaaaaaaatgttgataattattaagaattttttCCCTATTTCTTTCAAATGTCTTTCAGTATCTTCATTTATGTTTAATGGCACTAATTTTGTATAGTGTCAAATTTAAAATCCCTCGTGTTATATGTACTGTGTACATATAAAGCATTTTAATGCagcaaaaatatactaaatattgattaatttaactGTTCCAGATGTCCCAAACGAAGAGAGATCTATGTTCTCGACGCTGGCAACTCCAGAGTGAAAGTGTTAGATGACGAAACGTTTGCATTTAAAACTCACATTGTAAATGAAGGTAAAGaacatttaatgtattgcaCCTTTTGAAACAGTCACGTAATTTTGCATGTGTTTGAAATGCGCTAACCATACCTAGACATTGGTGTCATAGTactccataataataataataatatcagccctgtattatatacttgcccacagctgagcacgggcctcctctactactgagagggattaggccttagtccaccacgctggcctagtgcggattggtagacttcacacaccttcgaaattcctatagagaacttctcagatgtgcaggtttcctcacgatgttttccttcaccgttaaagcgaacgataaattcacaaagaatacacacatgattttttagaaaattcagaggtgtgtgcccttgggatttgaacctgcggacattcgtctcggcagtccgttctacacccgactaggctatcgccactttacATAATTACACTAAATTAAATTCAGTTCAAAAGGGACCACAATGCACATAAACTTCgcagttaaaaattaaatactagggtatttgttaattaaacataatatttttttgttgcaggTTTGGCGGGTCGGAGTTGTACAGGTTTAGCGGTGACTGCGGAAGGCGTTGTGGCGGTCAACTGGAGGACTCGCACACTAACCGAGGTAAATTATTATCTACAGGTGTTATATAATGTAGATACAACATTGATATTGTAAAGGGGAAAGAgtcaaataatactttgatgAGATAACCGtgaataaaacaacaaaaaacatgTAGGCAATAAGGCGAATTCTGGCACGTTTATACCGCAACAACGCGAGCGTCCCTCGGTGtggcataataataaataataatatcagccctgtattatatacttgcccagtgctgagcacgggcctcctctactactgagagggattaggccttagtccaccacgctggcctagtgcggattggtaaacttcacacaccttcgaaattcctatagagaacttcttagctgtgcaggtttcctcacgatgttttccttcaccgttaaagcgaacgataatttcaTAAAggatacatacatgattttcgaaaagtcagaagtgtgtgcccttgggatttgaacctgcggacattcgtcttggcagtccgttccacacccaactaggttatcgccgcttttttttggcataaaataccaaacaaacCAGTTGAGAAAGTAACATGTTGATATCTCgactaattataatcaaacgATACGTAGTTTCGTATCGTGTTTCTTGTACCAGATATTTTAGGGGCGCAGAAATTgaaagacaaaatactcattaACGAAGTTCTTGTAATTGTGTTGTGCAGGTGAACGGTTCGGGCGAGACGGTGCGTACGATCCGCTCGGAGCGGCTCGTGGAGCCGGTGTGCGTGGCGGCCGACGTGGCCACGCGCCGCATCGCCGTCGCGGACAACGGCGCCAGGGCCGTGTTCCTCTTCGACGCGCAAGGGAATCTCGAGCGAGAGGCGAGTATTTTACTTTGCTAATTACCACCTTGCAGATAAACCGTGTGTGTCTGTCATAGTTAAGATAATGTTTGGTCTTACTTCCTCGGCTTTTAAATGTCAATTTTACTACAATTAcaacatttattagtaaatcAAATAGAATGCTGTGCCAAAACTGTTCATCCTGGcaaattttttaatgattattttcgCCTCTATTCGTCCTTTACTTAGTACGGACTGAAATTTACACGCATTCAATTTTCGTGCAGATTGGTAACGGCGATTTGGGTCTGGTCGGCGGTTTGGCGTTGTCAGAAGACTTGCTCATTGTGGCGGATGTGGCCGTGCGAGTGTACGACGCTGAAGGCAACTTTAAAACCACCATGGCGCCTGTACccaaaggtatttttttttaatttggattatatcaaaaattattatcatGCTATTACGTTTTCTTGTATTCTATTTGTCCTCTGATTCCtattaaaaacgtttttttacatattttgaataCCATCGtgttaaaatatgcaataaataatatccacTACGCGGCTAGCGTTCAAATTGAGAGTCCGGCAATTACTCTTGAATAAAGCGGAAGAGTCACCACCttagttctttatatattacatatatatttattattaattaagtccgcctgtatacatttgtatatgaagtgctaaataaataaa
This portion of the Manduca sexta isolate Smith_Timp_Sample1 chromosome 14, JHU_Msex_v1.0, whole genome shotgun sequence genome encodes:
- the LOC115456096 gene encoding tripartite motif-containing protein 3 isoform X2; translation: MASMSSTLVETVSINYEDFNESFLTCGTCLCTYDGGEHTPKLLPCSHTVCLHCLTRIAASQTRDAGSFRCPICRELITIPRGGVPALPPSFLVNQLLDLMARQRREVIPQCSSHPGRELLFCETCDCVFCRHCADGPHSDTPCDHTVVPFSIALKRMSEILLYRANECLSKLGSAREAVASELRRLEAAATAADEAIDRHFAELKAALDERHNELKSAAAAAATHKRKLLEEQLKLIDAEKSKVEAECSGLQQQVEVREVSSRAAALGARLGDAAALAEPRENAFLAVDFAHNDAQQRFRDALAELGRVRTSTTFPGLCTLQLESACVCGLEVVVVLRTVDYHGEARCTGGDPVTAAATIDDTPLPCTVTDLDSGLYRISMRPWSAGSLCVRVLVFSRAVRDSPWRARVCGAGAALRVWGARGTGKDQLNQPVAVARCPKRREIYVLDAGNSRVKVLDDETFAFKTHIVNEGLAGRSCTGLAVTAEGVVAVNWRTRTLTEVNGSGETVRTIRSERLVEPVCVAADVATRRIAVADNGARAVFLFDAQGNLEREIGNGDLGLVGGLALSEDLLIVADVAVRVYDAEGNFKTTMAPVPKGRGGYGGVALEYTEQGCRIVCARSVRGRPALLVLDAGAGAGEAQAGRVLAACELADRKPRRVAGIALLPDKKVLLADLAGDCLRLHTYW
- the LOC115456096 gene encoding tripartite motif-containing protein 3 isoform X1 encodes the protein MYCCSFLSRLGVGMASMSSTLVETVSINYEDFNESFLTCGTCLCTYDGGEHTPKLLPCSHTVCLHCLTRIAASQTRDAGSFRCPICRELITIPRGGVPALPPSFLVNQLLDLMARQRREVIPQCSSHPGRELLFCETCDCVFCRHCADGPHSDTPCDHTVVPFSIALKRMSEILLYRANECLSKLGSAREAVASELRRLEAAATAADEAIDRHFAELKAALDERHNELKSAAAAAATHKRKLLEEQLKLIDAEKSKVEAECSGLQQQVEVREVSSRAAALGARLGDAAALAEPRENAFLAVDFAHNDAQQRFRDALAELGRVRTSTTFPGLCTLQLESACVCGLEVVVVLRTVDYHGEARCTGGDPVTAAATIDDTPLPCTVTDLDSGLYRISMRPWSAGSLCVRVLVFSRAVRDSPWRARVCGAGAALRVWGARGTGKDQLNQPVAVARCPKRREIYVLDAGNSRVKVLDDETFAFKTHIVNEGLAGRSCTGLAVTAEGVVAVNWRTRTLTEVNGSGETVRTIRSERLVEPVCVAADVATRRIAVADNGARAVFLFDAQGNLEREIGNGDLGLVGGLALSEDLLIVADVAVRVYDAEGNFKTTMAPVPKGRGGYGGVALEYTEQGCRIVCARSVRGRPALLVLDAGAGAGEAQAGRVLAACELADRKPRRVAGIALLPDKKVLLADLAGDCLRLHTYW